In Marasmius oreades isolate 03SP1 chromosome 3, whole genome shotgun sequence, a single window of DNA contains:
- a CDS encoding uncharacterized protein (MEROPS:MER0002345): MKDESLWRHLMSTSGPVPSLSVFTKSIEKPLQDDREYRIIRLENGLEATLVSDSKADKAAASLDVAVGHLSDPDDMPGLAHFCEHLLFMAPKRFRKKTSTKTT; encoded by the exons ATGAAGGATGAATCCTTGTGGCGGCATCTCATGTCTACCAGTGGACCCGTTCCATCGTTATCGGTGTTCACCAAATCGATAGAGAAGCCTTTGCAAGACGATCGAGAATACAGAATCATCCGCTTAGAAAATGGTCTCGAAGCTACATTAGTGTCTGATTCAAAGGCAGACAAAGCAGCTGCTAGTTTGGATGTAGCGGTGGGACATCTCTCCGATCCT GATGATATGCCCGGATTGGCACATTTTTGCGAACATCTTCTGTTCATG GCACCAAAACGTTTCCGAAAGAAAACGAGTACAAAAACTACCTAG
- a CDS encoding uncharacterized protein (MEROPS:MER0046821), producing the protein MHLCVIGKESVDELSELVATLFSPIQNRQKDPLPTVSEHPSGPNEKGTIVFVQSVATVHNLKILFPLEPQDQYWRHKPARFISHFVGHEGPGSLLSYLKAKCWASGVSCGPSVLGRGFSNFSITITLTRNGFDGYREVLIALFKYLNFLKVQMPFERYHQQEIAFLSSAKFKFLQKRKPSEYATEIAEAMASPYPRSLLIAARWKTWDWGDDYDDEGTAAGGGGEEDKVKEYLEEFTVENARVFLMGKEEELVKLKGFASGIEGVQWSEEPWYNTRYQVERLAEDFITLCSDGTILEFFLPERNQFVPESLAEVEKKEVLVPMKRPRLVWDTPLCKLWHKKDDQFWVPKARVVIEIKSPFVDQSARTAVLTRMFTDLVNDSLTEYSYAASLAGLSYECYDSLNGICVSFSGYNDKMPVLARHVLQQIQTLSVDPERLKIMIEKANKRWENFFLGESYHIARDYALHMLSAQGWLREQLLEQLPTITPEAVCSQRDLILSQVHMRILALGNITQQEAIDFAKVAEGVLSGPLVHLDFADLNEFALVLPQESNFVYSKKNSNPKQVNHAITSYLHIGCVHGLKSQLRIIASLLAQIMSEPAFNVLRTKEQLGYVVFCNGHYLPGGTMFGIRIIVQSEKSPQYLESRIEAFLEYMKSYIEEMSEEIFLEQKAGLAKKWTEERKNLYEEAAAYWVYIKSGSLNFHEAENDANELAQITKEDVLRCFMTYVHPSSGTRAKLSVHVHASPSELGDLSNPSESVGSQDSSGPTYVTDPADFRKSLERSGKYPPVVISDDIPAN; encoded by the exons ATGCACCTCTGTGTTATCGGGAAAG AGTCAGTGGACGAGCTTTCCGAGCTCGTAGCGACGCTCTTCTCTCCAATTCAGAATCGTCAAAAGGATCCGCTCCCCACCGTATCCGAACATCCTTCAGGGCCAAATGAGAAAGGG ACAATTGTTTTCGTTCAATCCGTCGCGACGGTGCATAATCTGAAGATATTATTCCCCCTCGAACCTCAAGATCAGTACTGGCGACACAAACCTGCGCGGTTCATCTCTCATTTCGTTGGACATGAAGGCCCTGGATCCCTATTGTCGTACCTCAAGGCGAAATGCTGGGCATCGGGTGTGAGTTGCGGCCCTTCAGTCTTGGGAAGGGGCTTCTCAAATTTTAGCATCACGATCACACTTACACGGAATGGATTCG ATGGATACCGGGAGGTTCTTATCGCCCTTTTTAAATATCTTAATTTCCTCAAAGTTCAAATGCCGTTCGAGCGCTATCATCAGCAGGAGATTGCATTTCTATCATCTGcgaagttcaaatttctccaAAAACGGAAACCATCGGAATATGCGACGGAGATCGCTGAAGCCATGGCGAGCCCGTACCCTCGGAGCCTTTTGATCGCTGCTCGGTGGAAGACGTGGGATTGGGGAGACGATTACGACGATGAAGGTACCGCGGCCGGAGGAGGAGGTGAGGAAGATAAGGTGAAGGAATACTTGGAAGAGTTCACCGTGGAGAATGCTCGAGTGTTCTTGATGGGAAAAGAGGAGGAGTTGGTGAAATTGAAAGGTTTTGCCAGTGGCATCGAAGGGGTTCAGTGGTCGGAGGAGCCATGGTACAACACTCGTTACCAGGTTGAGAGGCTTGCAGAGGACTTTATTACGTTG TGCTCCGATGGAACAATTCTGGAGTTCTTTCTGCCTGAAAGGAATCAATTTGTACCCGAAAGTCTGGCTGAGGTagagaagaaggaagtgCTAGTG CCAATGAAACGTCCTCGCCTCGTATGGGATACACCTTTGTGTAAATTGTGGCACAAAAAGGACGATCAATTTTGGGTCCCTAAAGCGCGGGTTGTGATCGAAATCAAAAG TCCATTTGTAGATCAGTCCGCCAGGACTGCAGTACTCACGCG CATGTTTACCGATCTGGTCAATGACTCCTTGACCGAATATTCCTACGCTGCATCTTTGGCTGGCCTTTCTTACGAGTGTTACGACAGCTTAAATGGCATATGCGTTTCTTTCAGTGGATATAATGACAAAATGCCTGTGTTAGCGAGGCATGTTCTACAACAAATACAGACTTTATCCGTGGATCCTGAAAGGTTGAAGATCATGATAGAAAAG GCCAACAAACGTTGGGAGAACTTCTTTTTAGGAGAATCGTATCATATTGCAAGAGACTATGCCTTACATATGTTATCTGCGCAAGGCTGGTTGAGAGAACAGCTTCTGGAACAGCTGCCGA CTATAACTCCCGAGGCCGTCTGTAGTCAAAGGGACTTAATCCTCTCCCAAGTGCATATGCGGATTCTAGCTTTAGGCAATATCACGCAACAG GAGGCCATCGACTTCGCAAAGGTTGCGGAAGGAGTGCTCAGTGGACCCCTTGTTCATTTAGACTTCGCTGACCTGAACGAATTCGCACTCGTACTCCCGCAAG AAAGCAACTTCGTatactcaaaaaaaaattccAATCCGAAGCAAGTCAATCACGCAATAACTTCGTACCTTCACATTGGTTGCGTCCACGGACTCAAATCCCAGTTGCGGATCATAGCAAGCCTTTTGGCGCAAATCATGTCGGAGCCTGCTTTCAACGTACTCCGTACAAAGGAGCAGCTAGGATATGTAGTGTTCTGCAATGGACATTATCTTCCGGGCGGAACTATGTTCGGTATTAGGATTATCGTGCAAAGTGAGAAGAGCCCTCAGTACCTCGAATCCCGCATTGAAGCATTTTTGGAGTACATGAAGAGTTACATCGAGGAGATGAGCGAAGAGATTTTCTTAGAGCAAAAGGCTGGCTTGGCTAAAAAGTGGACAGAAGAGCGGAAGAATCTGTATGAGGAAGCCGCAGCTTACTGGGTCTATATCAAAAGTGGGTCGTTGAATTTCCATGAAG CGGAGAACGATGCAAACGAGCTAGCGCAGATCACGAAGGAAGACGTTTTACGGTGCTTCATGACGTATGTCCATCCTTCGTCTGGGACAAGAGCGAAGCTTTCAGTGCATGTCCATGCGAGCCCGTCGGAACTAGGTGACTTGAGCAATCCCTCGGAAAGTGTTGGAAGCCAGGACTCGAGCGGCCCAACATATGTCACAGATCCAGCCGATTTTCGGAAATCACTAGAACGGTCGGGAAAATATCCACCAGTGGTTATATCGGACGATATCCCTGCTAATTGA